The Candidatus Eremiobacteraceae bacterium genome includes the window TCTTTAGGCCGGCGAATGATCGCCACATTGTACGTCGCGTTGTACTGACCGAAGTGGACGAGTTCCCAACCGTCGTTCAGCGCTTGCTGAACTTCGTCAAGCCACGCTTTGGTCTTGGATTCGCCGGTGAGCACGCCGTAGTCCCACTGCGGATGCTCCGCTGCCGGCAGCTCCTTTTTCGCCACTGCTTAGGATGTCCCCGAAAACATCTTGCGCGAAACCCAGACCATCGCCCAAGCTGAAAGCCCGAAGATAGCGAGCACCGCGATCAAGTCCGCAAGACCTGCCCGGCCGTTGACGACCCCGCCGCACACGTAGGCGACCGTTCGCCCGAGTGCCAAATCCATACGATCCAATGGATTTGCCGCCATGCCGGCAGCGCCTTTCGCATCGGCCGCGACGTCGTCCGGCGTCCAGCCCGCTTCATCGATGAAGTCGGCGATGCGGCCGTCGGCGTTGACGACGACCGTGCGGGAATTATGGACGATAGTACCGCGCCCGTCGTCGATCGCCGACACGCCGAGCTCGCGCTCAGCGCGTGTGACTGCTTCCAGCGTTCCCGTCAGGAGCGTGCGGCGCGCGGCGTTCACGCCGTAGCGGTGCGCGTACGCGGCAAGGACGCGCGGCGTGTCGTGCGCCGGATCGATCGAGATCTCGATGAGATGAAAACTTTCAGGGGGCAAGAGCGTCTCGAGCGAGCCGAACTTGCGCGTGATGAGCGGACATTCATCCTTGCAACTCGTGTAGACGAACCCGACGACGACGGTCTTGCCGTAAAAATCGGCGAACGTGCGCACGGCGCCGGTTTGATCGAGAAATTGGCTGTCCGGCATACGGTC containing:
- a CDS encoding SCO family protein, with amino-acid sequence MRAFGDQSHTPRAHAMRFAQAVIAALALAGGVGTRADAAAQSGANPFAGAPVRPLAAGDRMPDSQFLDQTGAVRTFADFYGKTVVVGFVYTSCKDECPLITRKFGSLETLLPPESFHLIEISIDPAHDTPRVLAAYAHRYGVNAARRTLLTGTLEAVTRAERELGVSAIDDGRGTIVHNSRTVVVNADGRIADFIDEAGWTPDDVAADAKGAAGMAANPLDRMDLALGRTVAYVCGGVVNGRAGLADLIAVLAIFGLSAWAMVWVSRKMFSGTS